One genomic segment of Primulina tabacum isolate GXHZ01 chromosome 9, ASM2559414v2, whole genome shotgun sequence includes these proteins:
- the LOC142555029 gene encoding apoptosis inhibitor 5-like protein API5 isoform X2 codes for MTDTTEDSGEIEKLYEYCEKLNEAKDKSLNKVDYEGIIAAANGSVKAKQLAAQMIPKFFKFFPDLSEQALDQHLYLCEDEELGVRVQAIRGLPFFCKDTPEHLAKIVDILGQLLVAGDNVERDAVHKALMMLLRQDVKTSLTALFKHIGSMDDRNAEDLSTWETIREKVLCFIRDKVFPLKAELLKPEAEMERHVANLVKQNLQDVTAVEFKLFIDFLKSLSLFGQNAPVEQVQELVEIIEGQADLDAQFNRGASSSNFFSYLNKQILPVFDKLPEEQKLSMLKNLAECSFTAKPQDSRQLLPAVVQLLKKYLVRRKIEEMNFTSIECLLYAFHNLAHKTPNASNSLCGYKIVTGQTSDRLGEDFSEQYKDFTERLSTIEDLSRAMIKKLTQGMADHNKAMAAAKLEEEKDVIKKQKQNATMGLRSCNNILAMTQPLHSKVPSFIGDKKITLSWKETTPTVAAAGKKRSAASISSTSAPKKGGGAGRDFQNPLLNKAFEGLNEGRSRGRGRGPGWRGRGGRGRSYR; via the exons ATGACGGATACGACGGAGGATTCTGGAGAAATCGAGAAGCTCTACGAGTACTGCGAAAAACTCAACGAAGCCAAAGACAAGTCCCTA AATAAGGTGGATTACGAGGGAATAATAGCGGCCGCGAATGGAAGTGTCAAGGCCAAGCAATTGGCGGCTCAGATGATACCAAAGTTTTTCAAATTCTTCCCCGACCTCTCGGAGCAAGCTCTTGACCAGCATTTGTATTTGTGCGAAGATGAGGAGCTAGGG GTTCGAGTTCAAGCTATCCGAGGGCTTCCCTTTTTCTGCAAGGATACACCTGAACATCTGGCAAAAATTGTTGATATACTTGGTCAACTTCTTGTAGCTG GAGATAATGTTGAGCGCGATGCGGTGCATAAAGCCCTTATGATGTTATTGCGGCAGGATGTAAAGA CTTCATTAACAGCTTTATTCAAGCACATTGGAAGTATGGATGATCGGAATGCCGAGGATCTCAGCACGTGGGAGACCATCCGTGAAAAAGTTTTGTGCTTTATACGAGACAAG GTGTTTCCTCTGAAGGCCGAACTGTTGAAACCAGAAGCTGAAATGGAGAGACACGTAGCTAATTTGGTGAAACAG aattTGCAAGACGTGACTGCAGTGGAGTTTAAATTGTTCATTGActttttgaaaagcttgagcTTATTTGGACAGAACGCGCCTGTTGAGCAAGTTCAGGAGCTTGTTGAAATTATTGAAGGCCAGGCTGACCTAGATGCTCAGTTTAAT AGGGGTGCATCAAGTAGCAATTTCTTCAGCTATCTGAACAAGCAAATTCTCCCAGTTTTTGACAAG CTTCCTGAAGAACAGAAACTAAGCATGCTCAAGAACCTTGCTGAATGTTCATTTACTGCAAAACCTCAAGATTCAAGACAGCTTCTTCCTGCTGTTGTTCAGCTTTTGAAG AAATATTTAGTACGAAGaaagattgaagaaatgaaCTTCACTAGTATTGAGTGTTTGCTTTATGCATTTCACAATTTAGCTCACAAG ACTCCTAACGCCTCAAATAGCCTCTGCGGCTACAAGATTGTCACTGGACAAACATCTGACAGGCTTGGAGAAGATTTTTCAGAGCAATATAAAGACTTTACAGAGAG ATTGAGCACCATTGAGGATTTATCTAGAGCAATGATTAAAAAATTGACCCAGGGTATGGCGGATCATAATAAAGCAATGGCTGCAgcaaaattagaagaagaaaaagacGTGATT AAGAAGCAGAAACAGAATGCTACTATGGGACTTCGTTCCTGCAACAACATACTTGCAATGACCCAG CCTTTGCACTCGAAAGTACCTTCATTCATTGGTGACAAGAAAATTACCTTGTCATGGAAAGAAACCACCCCAACTGTCGCTGCTGCCGG TAAAAAACGAAGTGCTGCCAGTATATCCAGCACTAGTGCGCCCAAAAAGGGTGGTGGAGCAGGACGTGATTTTCAGAATCCACTTCTTAACAAAGCATTTGAAGGGTTAAACGAAGGAAGAAGtagaggtcgaggtcgaggtccaGGGTGGAGGGGACGTGGTGGTAGAGGAAGAAGTTACCGTTAA
- the LOC142555029 gene encoding apoptosis inhibitor 5-like protein API5 isoform X1, giving the protein MTDTTEDSGEIEKLYEYCEKLNEAKDKSLNKVDYEGIIAAANGSVKAKQLAAQMIPKFFKFFPDLSEQALDQHLYLCEDEELGVRVQAIRGLPFFCKDTPEHLAKIVDILGQLLVAGDNVERDAVHKALMMLLRQDVKTSLTALFKHIGSMDDRNAEDLSTWETIREKVLCFIRDKVFPLKAELLKPEAEMERHVANLVKQNLQDVTAVEFKLFIDFLKSLSLFGQNAPVEQVQELVEIIEGQADLDAQFNVSDGDHIDRFISCLRMALPFFMRGASSSNFFSYLNKQILPVFDKLPEEQKLSMLKNLAECSFTAKPQDSRQLLPAVVQLLKKYLVRRKIEEMNFTSIECLLYAFHNLAHKTPNASNSLCGYKIVTGQTSDRLGEDFSEQYKDFTERLSTIEDLSRAMIKKLTQGMADHNKAMAAAKLEEEKDVIKKQKQNATMGLRSCNNILAMTQPLHSKVPSFIGDKKITLSWKETTPTVAAAGKKRSAASISSTSAPKKGGGAGRDFQNPLLNKAFEGLNEGRSRGRGRGPGWRGRGGRGRSYR; this is encoded by the exons ATGACGGATACGACGGAGGATTCTGGAGAAATCGAGAAGCTCTACGAGTACTGCGAAAAACTCAACGAAGCCAAAGACAAGTCCCTA AATAAGGTGGATTACGAGGGAATAATAGCGGCCGCGAATGGAAGTGTCAAGGCCAAGCAATTGGCGGCTCAGATGATACCAAAGTTTTTCAAATTCTTCCCCGACCTCTCGGAGCAAGCTCTTGACCAGCATTTGTATTTGTGCGAAGATGAGGAGCTAGGG GTTCGAGTTCAAGCTATCCGAGGGCTTCCCTTTTTCTGCAAGGATACACCTGAACATCTGGCAAAAATTGTTGATATACTTGGTCAACTTCTTGTAGCTG GAGATAATGTTGAGCGCGATGCGGTGCATAAAGCCCTTATGATGTTATTGCGGCAGGATGTAAAGA CTTCATTAACAGCTTTATTCAAGCACATTGGAAGTATGGATGATCGGAATGCCGAGGATCTCAGCACGTGGGAGACCATCCGTGAAAAAGTTTTGTGCTTTATACGAGACAAG GTGTTTCCTCTGAAGGCCGAACTGTTGAAACCAGAAGCTGAAATGGAGAGACACGTAGCTAATTTGGTGAAACAG aattTGCAAGACGTGACTGCAGTGGAGTTTAAATTGTTCATTGActttttgaaaagcttgagcTTATTTGGACAGAACGCGCCTGTTGAGCAAGTTCAGGAGCTTGTTGAAATTATTGAAGGCCAGGCTGACCTAGATGCTCAGTTTAAT GTTTCAGATGGAGATCATATAGATCGGTTTATATCTTGCCTGCGCatggcccttccatttttcatg AGGGGTGCATCAAGTAGCAATTTCTTCAGCTATCTGAACAAGCAAATTCTCCCAGTTTTTGACAAG CTTCCTGAAGAACAGAAACTAAGCATGCTCAAGAACCTTGCTGAATGTTCATTTACTGCAAAACCTCAAGATTCAAGACAGCTTCTTCCTGCTGTTGTTCAGCTTTTGAAG AAATATTTAGTACGAAGaaagattgaagaaatgaaCTTCACTAGTATTGAGTGTTTGCTTTATGCATTTCACAATTTAGCTCACAAG ACTCCTAACGCCTCAAATAGCCTCTGCGGCTACAAGATTGTCACTGGACAAACATCTGACAGGCTTGGAGAAGATTTTTCAGAGCAATATAAAGACTTTACAGAGAG ATTGAGCACCATTGAGGATTTATCTAGAGCAATGATTAAAAAATTGACCCAGGGTATGGCGGATCATAATAAAGCAATGGCTGCAgcaaaattagaagaagaaaaagacGTGATT AAGAAGCAGAAACAGAATGCTACTATGGGACTTCGTTCCTGCAACAACATACTTGCAATGACCCAG CCTTTGCACTCGAAAGTACCTTCATTCATTGGTGACAAGAAAATTACCTTGTCATGGAAAGAAACCACCCCAACTGTCGCTGCTGCCGG TAAAAAACGAAGTGCTGCCAGTATATCCAGCACTAGTGCGCCCAAAAAGGGTGGTGGAGCAGGACGTGATTTTCAGAATCCACTTCTTAACAAAGCATTTGAAGGGTTAAACGAAGGAAGAAGtagaggtcgaggtcgaggtccaGGGTGGAGGGGACGTGGTGGTAGAGGAAGAAGTTACCGTTAA